The following proteins come from a genomic window of Pseudomonas syringae:
- the ureG gene encoding urease accessory protein UreG, whose protein sequence is MSLPLNAHSLQTDAQPHPGAARVGIGGPVGSGKTRLLEQLIPRFIARGTELAIITNDLATREDAERVQRSGLIDPQRVRALETGACPHTAIREDPTLNLQMADELETRFGNLDLVLIESGGDNLASTFSLDLVDYWIFVIDVAGGDDIPRKRGPGVLNCDLLVVNKYDLAPYVGVDLPRMRRESAEARNGRPVLFTNCATGDGVDAVVDAISRAVLFDRP, encoded by the coding sequence ATGAGCCTGCCCTTGAATGCACACAGCCTGCAAACCGATGCGCAACCCCACCCCGGCGCGGCACGTGTCGGGATCGGCGGCCCGGTCGGCTCCGGCAAGACGCGTTTGCTGGAACAACTGATTCCGCGCTTCATTGCGCGCGGCACAGAGCTGGCGATCATCACCAATGACCTGGCCACCCGTGAAGACGCCGAGCGCGTGCAGCGAAGTGGCCTGATCGACCCGCAGCGGGTACGCGCATTAGAAACCGGCGCCTGCCCGCACACCGCCATTCGTGAAGACCCGACCCTCAACCTGCAAATGGCTGACGAACTGGAAACACGTTTCGGCAATCTGGATCTGGTGCTGATCGAGTCGGGCGGCGACAACCTGGCCTCGACGTTTTCGCTGGACCTGGTGGACTACTGGATCTTCGTCATCGACGTCGCCGGTGGCGATGACATCCCCCGCAAGCGCGGCCCCGGTGTCTTGAACTGCGACCTCCTGGTGGTCAATAAATATGACCTGGCGCCTTATGTGGGCGTCGATCTGCCGCGTATGCGCCGCGAGTCTGCCGAGGCACGCAATGGCAGACCGGTGCTGTTCACCAACTGCGCTACCGGCGACGGCGTGGATGCGGTGGTCGACGCCATCAGCCGCGCCGTGCTGTTCGATCGCCCATGA
- the ureC gene encoding urease subunit alpha translates to MATMTRKEYAAMYGPTTGDAVRLGDTALLAEVEFDHSVPGDECLHGGGKTLRDGMGLMPGHDSADGALDMLICNALIIDPVIGIVKGDIGIKDGKIVAIGKAGNPQIMDGVHPQLICGVATTVRDAEGLIVTPGGIDVHVHFDSAQLCDHALAAGLTTLIGGSLGPITVGIDCGGEWNVGKMLQAAEAWPINFGFLGRGNSSKPESLLGQLRGGCLGLKIHEDWGAMPAVIDTCLKVADEYDFQVQLHTDTLNESGFLEDTLAAIGDRTIHMYHTEGAGGGHAPDIISVAGKSNCIPSSTNPTNPYTVNTFDEHLDMIMVCHHLNPDVPEDVAFAESRVRPQTIAAEDILHDTGAISILGSDSQGMGRINEVICRTWQLASKMKDQRGRLPEEKTALGDNERIKRYIAKYTINAARVFGIDSYIGSLEPGKLADLVLWRPAFFGIKPELVVKGGFIVHGVMGDSAASLYTCEPLVMRPQWGAFGEAKQALSVNFVNRLAVEADTATRLGLKKKLLPAFGTRTLRKSDMLHNDACPDIRVDPQTFDVYADGERLYCEPVSEVPLAQRYMLR, encoded by the coding sequence ATGGCGACGATGACCCGCAAGGAATACGCCGCCATGTACGGCCCCACCACTGGCGATGCAGTGCGCCTGGGCGACACCGCGTTGCTGGCCGAGGTCGAATTCGACCATTCGGTGCCCGGCGATGAATGCCTGCACGGGGGCGGCAAGACCCTGCGCGACGGCATGGGCCTGATGCCCGGCCATGACAGCGCCGACGGGGCCCTCGACATGCTGATCTGCAACGCGCTGATCATCGACCCGGTGATCGGTATCGTCAAAGGTGACATCGGCATCAAGGACGGCAAGATCGTCGCCATCGGCAAGGCCGGTAACCCGCAGATCATGGACGGCGTACACCCGCAACTGATCTGCGGCGTGGCCACCACCGTGCGCGATGCCGAGGGGTTGATCGTCACGCCCGGTGGCATCGATGTACATGTGCATTTCGATTCGGCGCAGCTCTGCGATCACGCACTGGCGGCGGGTTTGACCACCCTGATCGGCGGCTCGCTGGGGCCGATTACCGTGGGTATCGACTGTGGCGGCGAGTGGAATGTCGGCAAGATGTTGCAGGCCGCCGAAGCCTGGCCGATCAACTTCGGCTTTCTGGGGCGCGGCAACTCAAGCAAGCCCGAATCACTGCTCGGACAGCTGCGTGGCGGCTGCCTGGGGCTGAAGATCCATGAAGACTGGGGCGCCATGCCTGCGGTGATCGACACCTGCCTGAAAGTGGCCGACGAGTACGATTTTCAGGTTCAGTTGCACACCGACACACTGAATGAATCCGGGTTTCTCGAAGACACGCTGGCGGCCATCGGCGATCGCACCATCCACATGTACCACACCGAAGGTGCAGGCGGCGGGCACGCGCCGGACATCATCAGCGTGGCCGGCAAAAGCAACTGCATCCCCTCCTCCACCAACCCGACCAACCCGTACACGGTGAACACCTTCGACGAGCATCTGGACATGATCATGGTCTGTCACCACCTCAATCCGGACGTGCCGGAAGACGTGGCCTTCGCCGAATCGCGGGTGCGCCCGCAGACCATTGCCGCCGAAGACATTCTTCACGACACCGGAGCCATTTCGATCCTCGGCTCCGACAGCCAGGGCATGGGGCGCATCAACGAAGTCATCTGCCGGACCTGGCAACTGGCGTCGAAAATGAAAGATCAGCGCGGCCGCTTGCCGGAGGAAAAAACCGCACTGGGTGACAATGAGCGTATCAAGCGCTACATCGCCAAATACACCATCAACGCCGCGCGAGTGTTCGGTATCGACAGCTACATCGGCTCACTGGAGCCCGGCAAGCTGGCCGATCTGGTGCTGTGGCGACCCGCGTTCTTCGGCATTAAGCCGGAACTGGTGGTCAAGGGCGGCTTCATTGTGCATGGCGTAATGGGCGATTCCGCTGCCTCGCTTTACACCTGCGAACCCTTGGTGATGCGCCCGCAATGGGGCGCGTTCGGTGAGGCGAAACAGGCGCTGTCGGTCAATTTCGTCAACCGGCTGGCCGTCGAAGCCGATACCGCCACCCGGTTGGGGCTCAAGAAAAAACTGCTGCCCGCGTTTGGCACCCGCACCCTGCGCAAGTCCGACATGCTGCACAACGATGCTTGCCCGGACATCCGCGTCGACCCGCAGACCTTCGACGTATATGCCGACGGCGAGCGCCTTTATTGCGAACCGGTCAGCGAAGTGCCGCTTGCGCAGCGCTACATGCTGCGCTGA
- a CDS encoding urease subunit beta — MLLTPTELERLTLYTAAELARKRRSKGLRLNFPEASALIADEILEGAREGRSVAELIGFGSTILNTDDVMPGVAELLPVLQVEGTFPDGTKLVTVHQPIRPGKLPLTVMPTPGEILSPDSDIQLNGGRPTAILRAINTGDRPVQIGSHYHFFEVNKALDFPRETAFGMHLDIPAGTAVRFEPGELREVQLVQFGGTGDIYGFSGLTDGNLHDPACKLAALERARAQHFKGA, encoded by the coding sequence ATGCTGCTGACCCCGACCGAACTTGAACGTCTGACGCTGTACACCGCCGCCGAACTGGCGCGCAAACGCCGCAGTAAAGGCCTGCGTCTGAATTTTCCGGAAGCCTCGGCACTGATCGCCGACGAGATTCTAGAAGGCGCACGCGAGGGCCGAAGTGTTGCCGAACTGATCGGTTTCGGCTCGACGATCCTCAACACCGATGATGTGATGCCAGGAGTTGCCGAGCTGCTGCCGGTGCTGCAAGTCGAAGGCACTTTCCCGGACGGCACCAAACTGGTCACCGTTCACCAGCCGATCCGGCCGGGCAAATTGCCGCTGACAGTCATGCCGACACCTGGCGAAATACTTTCGCCGGACAGCGATATCCAGCTCAATGGCGGCCGACCGACCGCGATCTTGCGGGCGATCAATACCGGCGACCGGCCGGTGCAGATCGGCAGCCACTATCACTTCTTCGAAGTCAACAAGGCGCTGGATTTCCCCCGTGAAACAGCCTTCGGCATGCACCTCGACATCCCCGCTGGCACCGCAGTGCGCTTTGAACCAGGCGAGCTGCGTGAGGTGCAACTGGTGCAGTTCGGCGGCACCGGCGACATTTACGGCTTCAGCGGCCTGACCGATGGCAACCTGCACGACCCGGCCTGCAAGCTCGCAGCGCTGGAGCGTGCCCGCGCGCAACATTTCAAGGGAGCCTGA
- a CDS encoding urease accessory protein UreF: MNGLSSLLLALQQADSFFPGGAVAWSWGLETLLADGHLGHGEIVAPRRRQRTVRHNRSAEVHGFVEGQLRHRWNSFDRVFLLAAWHAADNVSALIDMDAQIEALTLAEELRQGSRRVGQALLGVHVALGTAGAAAYQQQILAGNAAGHLPVVQGLLWNRLGMQREHCQLAAAHGLCTGLVSAAVRLGVMGHIDAQRVLTDIQPLITELLTQEAPEPDDACGFTPMAEIAVMRHETQDLRLFAN; encoded by the coding sequence ATGAACGGCCTGAGCAGCCTGCTGCTGGCGCTGCAACAGGCCGACAGTTTCTTTCCCGGCGGTGCAGTGGCGTGGTCGTGGGGGCTGGAAACGCTGCTGGCTGACGGGCATCTCGGCCACGGTGAAATCGTCGCGCCGCGACGCCGACAACGAACTGTTCGCCATAACCGCAGCGCCGAGGTGCATGGCTTCGTCGAGGGCCAGTTGCGCCATCGCTGGAACAGTTTTGACCGGGTGTTTCTGCTTGCCGCATGGCATGCCGCGGATAACGTCTCTGCTTTGATAGACATGGACGCGCAGATCGAAGCCCTGACCCTCGCAGAGGAACTACGCCAGGGCTCACGCCGTGTCGGGCAGGCGCTGCTGGGCGTGCATGTCGCGCTGGGGACTGCAGGGGCGGCGGCTTACCAGCAACAGATTCTGGCGGGCAACGCGGCGGGGCATTTGCCAGTGGTGCAGGGATTGCTCTGGAACCGCCTGGGCATGCAGCGCGAGCACTGCCAACTCGCCGCTGCGCATGGCTTGTGTACCGGCCTGGTCAGCGCCGCCGTGCGGCTCGGGGTGATGGGCCACATTGATGCGCAACGCGTACTGACCGATATCCAGCCGCTGATTACCGAGCTGTTGACGCAGGAAGCGCCCGAGCCGGACGACGCCTGCGGCTTCACGCCCATGGCCGAAATCGCCGTGATGCGCCATGAAACCCAGGACCTGCGCCTGTTTGCCAACTGA
- the ureE gene encoding urease accessory protein UreE, whose translation MLILDRILGQASDPALADRLHDLSHAGQVETLSLSGTDIQRHRLRLVSDRGTDCAIRLERHQQLRNGSVLMLDSQRAIVVQMQDQEYLDLRPRDSAAALELGYFAGNMHWAVRFAGDTLQIPLNGPQADYLERLAPMLADGRVQRA comes from the coding sequence ATGCTGATACTCGACCGCATTCTCGGCCAGGCCAGCGACCCTGCCCTCGCCGACCGTTTGCATGACCTGAGCCACGCCGGCCAGGTCGAGACTCTGAGCCTGTCAGGCACTGACATTCAGCGTCATCGTCTGCGTCTGGTCAGCGACCGGGGCACTGACTGCGCAATCCGTCTGGAGCGTCATCAACAGCTGCGCAACGGCTCGGTACTGATGCTCGACAGTCAACGCGCGATCGTCGTGCAGATGCAGGATCAGGAATACCTCGACCTTCGCCCCAGGGACTCGGCAGCGGCGCTGGAACTGGGCTACTTCGCCGGCAACATGCACTGGGCGGTGCGTTTCGCTGGCGATACCTTGCAGATCCCGCTCAACGGCCCGCAGGCGGATTACCTTGAGCGTCTGGCGCCCATGCTCGCGGACGGCCGGGTACAACGCGCATGA
- the urtE gene encoding urea ABC transporter ATP-binding subunit UrtE, translating into MLNVSNLNVYYGDSHVLRDMSLDLAPGESLAIMGRNGMGKTTLLRSLVGMLPTRSGSIKLAGQELTGSKSYERVAAGVGFVPQGRMIFPYLSVEENILTGMQGAPAAPIPDYIFEYFPVLFEMRRRKGGNLSGGQQQQLAIARALVSNPKVLVLDEPTEGIQPSIIKDIAKALNLLKKERGFSLIVSEQVLSFAMAVADRYLIIEKGEFVHSEVRETVDRERILRYLTI; encoded by the coding sequence ATGCTGAATGTCTCCAACCTCAACGTGTATTACGGCGACAGCCACGTGCTGCGCGATATGAGCCTGGACCTGGCGCCAGGCGAATCGCTGGCGATCATGGGCCGAAACGGCATGGGCAAGACCACGCTGCTCAGAAGCCTGGTGGGCATGCTGCCGACCCGCAGCGGCAGCATCAAACTGGCCGGGCAAGAGCTGACCGGCAGCAAAAGCTATGAACGGGTCGCCGCCGGGGTCGGTTTCGTGCCGCAGGGACGAATGATCTTTCCCTACCTGAGCGTTGAGGAAAACATCCTCACCGGCATGCAGGGCGCACCTGCCGCGCCGATTCCCGACTACATCTTCGAGTACTTTCCGGTGTTGTTCGAGATGCGCAGACGCAAGGGTGGCAACCTGTCCGGCGGTCAGCAGCAACAGCTGGCCATCGCACGGGCGCTGGTCTCCAACCCCAAGGTGCTGGTGCTCGACGAACCCACCGAAGGCATTCAGCCATCGATCATCAAGGACATCGCCAAGGCTCTTAACCTGCTGAAAAAGGAGCGCGGCTTCTCGCTGATTGTTTCCGAGCAGGTGCTGTCGTTCGCCATGGCCGTGGCGGACCGCTACCTGATCATTGAGAAAGGCGAATTCGTGCACAGCGAAGTCCGTGAAACCGTCGACCGCGAGCGCATTCTGCGCTACCTGACGATCTGA
- the urtD gene encoding urea ABC transporter ATP-binding protein UrtD, producing MSGMLLSVEDLTVSFDGFKAVDNLNFYVEENQVHVVIGPNGAGKTTLLDMICGKTRPSAGRIRFKDLQLENMIEYQITRAGVGRKFQNPSVYEDLTVRENLDISSPDKRGIFNCLFAGKHAALNSEIEQTAEMIFLKDQLGRKAGLLSHGQKQWLEIGMLLMQRPELLLLDEPVAGMSAGEREKTAGLLKLIAKGRAMVIIEHDMEFVKSVADKVTVLHQGKTLAYGSMDQVQNDPRVIDVYLGH from the coding sequence ATGAGCGGGATGTTACTCAGCGTCGAAGACCTGACCGTGTCCTTCGATGGCTTCAAGGCGGTCGACAACCTCAACTTCTACGTCGAGGAAAATCAGGTGCATGTGGTGATCGGGCCCAACGGTGCGGGCAAGACCACCCTGCTCGACATGATCTGCGGCAAGACCCGGCCGAGCGCAGGCCGTATTCGCTTCAAGGACCTGCAACTGGAAAACATGATCGAGTACCAGATCACCCGCGCAGGCGTCGGCCGCAAGTTTCAGAACCCGTCGGTCTACGAAGACCTCACCGTGCGCGAGAACCTCGACATTTCCTCGCCGGACAAGCGCGGCATCTTCAACTGCCTGTTCGCGGGCAAGCATGCCGCGCTGAACAGCGAGATCGAACAGACCGCCGAAATGATCTTTCTCAAGGACCAACTGGGACGCAAGGCCGGGCTGCTGTCTCACGGCCAGAAGCAGTGGCTGGAGATCGGCATGCTGTTGATGCAGCGTCCGGAATTGCTGCTGCTCGATGAGCCCGTCGCGGGCATGAGCGCGGGCGAACGGGAGAAAACCGCCGGCCTGCTCAAGCTCATCGCCAAGGGCCGGGCAATGGTCATCATCGAGCACGACATGGAGTTCGTGAAATCGGTGGCCGACAAGGTCACCGTCCTGCATCAGGGCAAAACACTGGCCTACGGTTCGATGGATCAGGTGCAGAACGATCCACGGGTCATCGACGTTTATCTGGGGCACTGA
- the urtC gene encoding urea ABC transporter permease subunit UrtC: MNNMTEKPLAGTQVKAGRPGWLSAGWLPLIERYSLIWLSLLLLVVLPLLLGDFRLGLAGKYLSLAFCAVGMVMIWGYGGILSLGQGIFFGLGSYMMAMYLKLEATATDEAASALAAFYGSALPDFMIWNSVEALPWWWKPFESATFTLAAILILPALLAFLFSYAYFKKRVGGVYFSIITLSLASIMSIMIIGQQGYTGGVNGLTDFKTAFGLSLQTPQTPWILYLITTLLLLASVAMCGFILRSRLGKVIVAIRDREDRVRFSGYNTALFKAFIFAVAALISALGGVMFTLQVGLASPSLVGIIPSTEIVIYAALGGRLSLVGAVYGTLLIGTAKTYLSENFVSFWQYFIGFLFMGVVLFLPTGLAGLLQRLSNKEVQS; encoded by the coding sequence ATGAACAACATGACTGAAAAGCCGCTGGCCGGGACGCAGGTCAAAGCAGGCCGACCAGGCTGGCTCAGCGCCGGCTGGCTGCCGCTGATCGAGCGTTACAGCCTGATCTGGCTGTCCCTTCTGTTGCTGGTGGTACTGCCACTGCTGCTGGGCGATTTTCGTCTCGGGCTGGCGGGCAAATACCTGAGCCTGGCGTTCTGCGCGGTGGGCATGGTGATGATCTGGGGCTACGGCGGCATTCTCAGCCTTGGCCAGGGGATCTTCTTCGGCCTGGGCAGCTACATGATGGCGATGTACCTGAAACTGGAAGCCACCGCCACGGACGAAGCCGCCAGCGCCCTCGCCGCTTTCTATGGCTCGGCACTGCCGGACTTCATGATCTGGAACAGCGTCGAAGCCCTGCCCTGGTGGTGGAAACCGTTCGAGTCGGCGACGTTCACCCTGGCCGCGATTCTGATCCTGCCTGCGCTGCTGGCGTTTCTGTTCAGCTACGCCTACTTCAAGAAGCGCGTGGGCGGCGTGTACTTCTCGATCATTACCCTGTCACTGGCCTCGATCATGTCGATCATGATCATCGGCCAGCAAGGCTACACCGGCGGCGTCAATGGTCTGACCGACTTCAAGACCGCTTTCGGCCTGAGCCTGCAAACGCCGCAGACGCCCTGGATTCTCTACCTGATCACCACCCTGTTGCTGCTGGCCAGCGTAGCGATGTGCGGGTTCATCCTGCGCAGCCGCCTGGGCAAGGTGATCGTGGCGATCCGGGATCGCGAGGACCGGGTGCGTTTTTCCGGCTACAACACCGCGTTGTTCAAGGCGTTCATCTTTGCTGTGGCGGCGCTGATCTCGGCGCTGGGCGGCGTGATGTTCACCTTGCAGGTCGGTCTGGCCTCGCCGTCACTGGTGGGCATCATTCCGTCCACTGAAATCGTGATCTACGCCGCGCTGGGCGGCCGCCTTTCACTGGTCGGTGCGGTGTACGGCACGCTGTTGATTGGCACGGCCAAGACCTACCTGTCGGAGAATTTCGTCAGTTTCTGGCAATACTTCATCGGTTTCCTGTTCATGGGCGTGGTGCTGTTCCTGCCCACCGGGCTGGCCGGACTGCTGCAACGCCTGAGCAACAAGGAGGTGCAGTCATGA